Genomic DNA from Rhodothermales bacterium:
GTTCCTCGGAGAGCACATCGGCCGGATCGTCTTTCCCGGCATCCTCCCAGGTGGCCACGTAATTGCCGGCGAGGACCGCCGAAGTCGAGGACCAGAAGAAGTCCACGCCCAGGCCGCCTTCAGCGTCACGCACAATGAAGATGCGCGGCAGTTCGACCTTTGGACCGGGTGAGAAATCCCAGTAATATCCGTCCGACGAGTGACCGACGACGTCAAGTTCTTCCCCTTCTGCGGCTGCGAAAGCCGGCGTGCCGGAAGCTGCGAATAACAGCGCGGCGAGCAGCGAAAAACCGAATCGGCTGGACTTGATCATGTGCGAGCGACCGCCTGTCGAGTCTGTTGCCGGTGTAGCACGGTAACCTCGAGCACGAGGGCCATCGCAAACACCGCGAAAAAGCTGGTTACGAAGGGCAGCGGCTGAACGGGCGCCAGTGCGAGCACCAGAACCACGGCCGTCGCCGCCATCATGAGGCGAATGGCCATGCCGCCGAACGCCACCATCATGAAGGTGCGCGCCGACTTCCGGAGGGCCAGTCGATAGGTGATGAAACTTGCAAGCCCGTAAACCACACCGAACGCGATTCCGAGGGTCAGACTCAGTACGTAAGCGTCGTTGGGCTCCACAGTGTTTGGGGGGATTGGGCTGGGGTTTCGGGCACCCCTGTTTCAAACAGGTGGCCATTCTACGTCAGCCCTCTTGCAGGGGATGAAGAGGAGGGGTGAAAACTGAATGAACGGGCCGGGGTGAAGCAGTGAAATAGGTGTGAACGGCCCCGAAATCGAGCTTTTTGCTGCCCGGCGACAGTCCCCCCGGCCTATCGGCGCTCCGTACCTCCTCCGTTACCGGAACCGTCTTTCCACGGGTCCTCATCCCGCCATTTCTCTTTCCACGGGTCCCGACCCCAGGCGGCATCGTCCAGCTCCCGGTAAGACTTGCCGGCGCCCGACGTCTTGCTTCCGGCATTCATTTGCCTGACCACCCGCACGAGCTGCAGAAAGAAGGCGATCATGCCGACCACCGCGCCCGCCACCAGAAACCAGGGCGAGGTATCCAGCCAACGGTCAAGCAGGTAGCCGATGGCCACATAGACCAGGACGGCACCGGCCAACTGCAGACCCAGGCCCAGGTACGGGCTCGAATCGCGAAGACCCGCCTGCCAGGCTGGCCCCTTCTGGTCAGGACTGGCCAATGACCGGTTTCTGCTTCGTATCGCTGCCGTCGCCCATCATGGCCTTGCGAGCGGCATCCAGGCGACCCATGGAGCAGTTGCCTTCAAATTTGGCCCCTTCCTCCACCACCAGACGCGACGTTCGAATGTTGCCCTCAATGTCCGCGGTGGACTTCAGCAGCAGCCTGTCGTCCACGACAAGGTCTCCCTTCAGCTTGCCGGCAACATCGGCGCTCTTCGCTTTCAGGGTGCCGTCTATGACACCCTTGTCAGCCACGATCACCTTGCCCTCAACCGTCAGGTCTCCAAGGACCCGACCGTTGACACGCACGTCCGTGCTGGCGCGCATCGTGCCCTCGAGTTCGGTGCCCTCACCGATGAGGTTGATCGAGGAGAGGTCCGGCGTTGTCTGTGTTTTCGCCATGTCAGTACTGTTGTAGCGGTGTGGCCCGAGGACGGCCCCCCATTATAAGGCCAGCAGGTAGTCTTCCGGATCCTGGGCCAACCCGTCCCGCCATAATTCAAAGTGAAGGTGGGGCCCGGTGGTGACTTCGCCCGTGTTCCCCGACATGGCGATGGGCTCTCTGGCCGATACGCGGTCCCCGACTCTTTTCAGGAGTCGCTGGTTATGCTTGTACACGGAAAGGAATCCACCGGAGTGCTGGACTGCAATCACGTAGCCTCCGTCATGCGTCCAGTCTGCCAGGACGACGTAGCCTCCACTGAGCGATCGTACCACCGACCCTTCGGTCACGGCGATATCCAGGGCATAGTGTCCGATCCGCGGTTCAAACCCCCTGGTCACAAAACCATCCACAGGGGGCAACGCAGGAAATCGTGGTATCGACAATCCTGACCCGGCGGCAAGCGCCACGGGCAGTCCCTGGCCTTCCTCGATGGGCAGCGAACCCAGATTGAGGGCCGGGCGCTGGTGATCTTCCCAATCGGCAGAGGTAGGATCTCCGGCGATCGCCTGATCCGGGTCCGGGTCAGACACGGGCGCCTCGGCATCCGGGGTTACCCGGCCCATCATCAGGGCACGCAGGTGGGTCATGTAGTCGACCTGAGCCTGCAGCGAGTCTTCCAGGGCTTCCAGACGCAGCATGTTCAGGCGAGCCTCCGAACGCATCTCGGCCGTTGCCAGGCCAGGAAACAGGCCGCGAAGCGGGGTTACGACCACCAGCAGGAGCATGAACAGTCCCAGGACAAACGAGACCCCCACCAAGGCACCAATCACCTGAGAAGGATGCAAGCGATAGCGTCGCGGCGCGTCCAGTCCGTCCTCATCCAGCAAGATGACGTCGAGCGCCTGGCCGGCACTACGCATGAAATCACTGAGAAAGGAGAACATCAATCAGGACGGGTCGTGGGATCGGCCTCAACGAGACCGCTGAGAAGCCGGTTCCGGTCCGTCAGGCATTGACGAAATGGATCCGATTGGCTATTATGGCGGGCTCTGCGTAAATCAGTGATCGGCCCGAGTGACGGGCCCAACTCGCGTTCCCAACATGCCCCAGCACAAGTCAGCCGCCAAGCGCGTCCGGCAGGATCAGAAGAAGCGTGCAGCAAACCGCCTGCACCGTAGCCGTATGCGTACGATGATGAAGCAGCTCCGCTCCACGGAGAACAAGGAGGAGGCCAACTCCCTGCTCAGCGACGTCAAGGCGTATCTCGATCGTCTGTCGGCCAAGCGGATCATTCATCCGAACAAGGCGGCCAATTACAAGAGCGCTCTCGAGAAGCAGGTCAACGCCCTGTAGAGTTTGACGCTTGCCCCGATTTGGAAAGGCCCGGTTCCGTAAGGACTCGGGCCTTTTTCTATACCTGCCAGTACGTGAGCCAGAAAAGCAGGAAGCGGTAGGCCAGCACAAGCGCCAGATAAACGATGCACAGGACCAGGGCGCGCAGGGCCGCAGCACCGACCGCATCCTCATAAAACCGTCGAAGCCCGAAGAACACGTAGAAGCCGAACGGAATCATGCTTCCGAGTTCGCTGAACCCCTCGAACCAGACGGCCAGCCGGGGGCGACTGAGAAGGAACTCGCGAAAGGCTTGCTCGCCACCCATCAACTCCACCAGTCCGGCGGTCAGGAGCACAAACGCTCCCAGATACAGCACCCCGATGGCAATCAGGTCCCAGGCCATGAGGTGGGTAGCAAACACCACATGATCCGCCGCCAGACGCCTTCGCCCTAGGTAGAGCAGCACGAGCGTCAGCGCCAGAAAGGGGATGATCACAATCACCAGGCTGCTCGCCAGGCGGCTTGAGAGTCCGTCGAATCGCTCCTCGTAGTTCCGGAACTCTGACTGCCATCTTGCCTCGTATACCGGCCGCGCAAGACTGTCGGGATGCAGGTCCTCGGCAGCCAGCGTCACGTGCAGCCGTTCGGTGACCCGGGCGCGGACCACATCGTACAGACCCGCGTGGTCACTGTAGAACTGCCGCTCCATCTGTGATCGCAGCGGCGTGTTGTAGCCCGTGTAGGTGGTGAGAGGCTGTACAAGGAAGTACACCACGTTCA
This window encodes:
- a CDS encoding AtpZ/AtpI family protein, yielding MASPDQKGPAWQAGLRDSSPYLGLGLQLAGAVLVYVAIGYLLDRWLDTSPWFLVAGAVVGMIAFFLQLVRVVRQMNAGSKTSGAGKSYRELDDAAWGRDPWKEKWRDEDPWKDGSGNGGGTERR
- a CDS encoding M23 family metallopeptidase, coding for MFSFLSDFMRSAGQALDVILLDEDGLDAPRRYRLHPSQVIGALVGVSFVLGLFMLLLVVVTPLRGLFPGLATAEMRSEARLNMLRLEALEDSLQAQVDYMTHLRALMMGRVTPDAEAPVSDPDPDQAIAGDPTSADWEDHQRPALNLGSLPIEEGQGLPVALAAGSGLSIPRFPALPPVDGFVTRGFEPRIGHYALDIAVTEGSVVRSLSGGYVVLADWTHDGGYVIAVQHSGGFLSVYKHNQRLLKRVGDRVSAREPIAMSGNTGEVTTGPHLHFELWRDGLAQDPEDYLLAL
- a CDS encoding polymer-forming cytoskeletal protein; the protein is MAKTQTTPDLSSINLIGEGTELEGTMRASTDVRVNGRVLGDLTVEGKVIVADKGVIDGTLKAKSADVAGKLKGDLVVDDRLLLKSTADIEGNIRTSRLVVEEGAKFEGNCSMGRLDAARKAMMGDGSDTKQKPVIGQS
- the rpsT gene encoding 30S ribosomal protein S20, coding for MPQHKSAAKRVRQDQKKRAANRLHRSRMRTMMKQLRSTENKEEANSLLSDVKAYLDRLSAKRIIHPNKAANYKSALEKQVNAL
- a CDS encoding DUF3667 domain-containing protein, whose translation is METCPTCGTDRPGAFCPQCGERRVEPEDRTVRALIGRLFGEVTNVDSVLWRTVGVLLVRPGRLARFWAIGRRRAYLHPVRLFLLMNVVYFLVQPLTTYTGYNTPLRSQMERQFYSDHAGLYDVVRARVTERLHVTLAAEDLHPDSLARPVYEARWQSEFRNYEERFDGLSSRLASSLVIVIIPFLALTLVLLYLGRRRLAADHVVFATHLMAWDLIAIGVLYLGAFVLLTAGLVELMGGEQAFREFLLSRPRLAVWFEGFSELGSMIPFGFYVFFGLRRFYEDAVGAAALRALVLCIVYLALVLAYRFLLFWLTYWQV